A stretch of Episyrphus balteatus chromosome 2, idEpiBalt1.1, whole genome shotgun sequence DNA encodes these proteins:
- the LOC129910054 gene encoding U-Kazal-Dg21.2-like, whose translation MKTVIFVSIALVCIFGVSNGQGGCPEICPLNYDPKCGFNGNCYKQFSNDCGFESENCRSSGAFKKVSLELCQNNSNRKC comes from the exons atgaagaCTGTTATATTTGTCTCAATTGCATTAG TGTGCATTTTTGGTGTTTCTAATGGTCAAGGTGGTTGTCCAGAGATCTGCCCTTTAAATTATGATCCTAAATGTGGTTTTAATGGCAATTGTTATAAGCAATTTTCCAATGATTGTGGTTTCGAATCAGAAAATTGTAGAAGCTCTGGAG ctttcaaaaaagttagtttaGAGTTGTGCCAAAACAATTCTAACAGAAAATGTTAA